A single region of the Glycine max cultivar Williams 82 chromosome 20, Glycine_max_v4.0, whole genome shotgun sequence genome encodes:
- the LOC100779577 gene encoding nuclear transcription factor Y subunit B-1, with translation MSDAPPSPTHESGGEQSPRGSSSGAREQDRYLPIANISRIMKKALPPNGKIAKDAKDTMQECVSEFISFITSEASEKCQKEKRKTINGDDLLWAMATLGFEDYIEPLKVYLARYREAEGDTKGSARSGDGSATPDQVGLAGQNSQLVHQGSLNYIGLQVQPQHLVMPSMQSHE, from the exons ATGTCGGATGCGCCACCGAGCCCGACTCATGAGAGTGGGGGCGAGCAGAGCCCGCGCGGTTCGTCGTCCGGCGCGAGGGAGCAGGACCGGTACCTCCCGATTGCCAACATCAGCCGCATTATGAAGAAGGCTCTGCCTCCCAACGGCAAGATTGCAAAGGATGCCAAAGACACCATGCAGGAATGCGTTTCTGAGTTCATCAGCTTCATTACCAGCGA GGCGAGTGAGAAATGCCagaaggagaagagaaagaCAATCAATGGAGACGATTTGCTATGGGCCATGGCCACTTTAGGATTTGAAGACTACATAGAGCCGCTTAAGGTGTACCTGGCTAGGTACAGAGAG GCGGAG GGTGACACTAAAGGATCTGCTAGAAGTGGTGATGGATCTGCTACACCAGATCAAGTTGGCCTTGCAGGTCAAAATTCTCAG CTTGTTCATCAGGGTTCGCTGAACTATATTGGTTTGCAG GTGCAACCACAACATCTGGTTATGCCTTCAATGCAAAGCCATGAATAG
- the LOC100779209 gene encoding uncharacterized protein, producing MLMSIHTPLFYISPIFQNLVPTTTKIRASFLSPRIQPESTLTHIESMDGERETLEEPIEKEGSLVGDGKDLKVGVLGSDLCIEGVVCTRERDAELNGDVGFDGSKEEGKGVDPSGGEAAEALGEDSQVLRSLESKSVNEIAELDGNEATLKTLDEQKNIDDKEVNKLVEKEAISDVIQAEPDVTQSIKEHAGDLGEGSQVVRSLEGKSENETAELDGNDVTLKTLDEQKNIDIQVESDISQSIEGQAGIAEQVGSQGEQEIEGEKLDDAKQRKPTHGRVAKHVSNKSSGNILQASYQLPKEKSEFSVYDMVWGKVKSHPWWPGQIFDPSDSSVEAKKHLKKDRHLVAYFGDRTFAWNESSQLKLFRTHFSNVVKQSNSDAFQNAVDCALDEVGRCAEFGLACSCIPKDTYDEIKLQTVQNTGIREELSFTRRVDESLNASSFSPENILEYLKTLSEFPTGGFDRLELLIAKAQLLAFYRLKGYSCLPELQYCGVVDNDTDAFLIKDLIKGSDKSLSEVNKHATHASKKGQTGAGNLKTANGSCLKRKHNLKDDLYPEKKKIILSEAAGGTPDSSLGNYQPGMKDRRKTISLAKVSNTINQSFKIGERILRVANQLTGPPSSMLKCSGDRTQMEDGSADGFPGNGSDVFSPNPEKTQKSSFTVPTEYSSLDDLLHLLQWVAHEPLGDYSSLNVIVSFFSDFRNSIIVANDSGKENFPTKKVGAKRNKRPVGGSPETFEFDDLSHTHWTDMGIQSGSEKQQSQRSSRRDYQHAPAEPEKPFIVYTRRSYSRKQCSDSNHVAVPEKHSGCADENSPVELVLNFAELDSVPSEMRLNKIFRRFGPLNESETEVDRGSSRARVVFKKCVDAEVAFSSAKKFNIFGSVLVNYKLNHTPSTLSKASSLATTQDQENGNAS from the exons atgctTATGTCAATCCACACACCACTATTTTATATTTCTCCAATTTTCCAAAATCTAGTGCCCACGACCACCAAAATTCGAGCAAGCTTTCTCTCCCCTAGGATCCAACCTG AATCCACGTTGACCCATATTGAAAGCATGGATGGTGAAAGAGAAACCCTAGAGGAGCCTATAGAAAAGGAGGGATCTTTGGTTGGGGATGGGAAGGACCTAAAGGTGGGGGTTTTGGGTTCTGATTTGTGCATAGAAGGTGTTGTTTGCACTCGTGAGCGTGATGCTGAGCTGAATGGTGATGTGGGTTTTGATGGATCAAAAGAGGAGGGTAAAGGTGTGGATCCTTCAGGTGGAGAAGCTGCTGAGGCTCTTGGTGAGGATTCTCAAGTTTTGAGATCCTTAGAAAGTAAGAGCGTGAATGAGATTGCTGAGTTAGATGGAAATGAAGCTACCTTGAAAACATTGGATGAGCAGAAGAACATTGATGACAAGGAGGTCAATAAGTTAGTGGAGAAAGAAGCAATTAGTGATGTTATTCAGGCTGAGCCAGATGTTACGCAAAGCATTAAAGAACATGCTGGGGATCTTGGTGAAGGTTCTCAAGTTGTGAGGTCCTTAGAAGGTAAGAGTGAGAATGAGACTGCTGAGTTGGATGGAAATGATGTCACCTTGAAAACATTGGATGAGCAGAAGAACATTGATATTCAGGTTGAGTCGGATATTAGTCAAAGCATTGAAGGGCAAGCTGGCATTGCTGAGCAGGTTGGTTCACAAGGAGAGCAGGAAATTGAAGGTGAAAAACTTGATGATGCTAAACAGCGAAAACCAACACATGGAAGAGTTGCAAAGCATGTGTCAAATAAAAGTTCAGGAAACATTCTTCAAGCAAGTTATCAGCTGCCAAAGGAAAAATCTGAGTTTTCTGTGTATGATATGGTTTGGGGTAAGGTGAAAAGCCATCCGTGGTGGCCAGGGCAGATATTTGATCCCTCGGATTCGTCTGTGGAGGCAAAGAAGCATTTAAAAAAGGACCGCCATTTGGTTGCGTATTTTGGGGATAGAACATTTGCTTGGAATGAGTCATCTCAGCTAAAGCTCTTTAGGACTCATTTCTCTAATGTTGTAAAGCAGAGCAATTCAGATGCATTTCAGAATGCAGTAGATTGTGCTTTGGATGAAGTCGGGAGATGTGCAGAATTTGGGTTAGCATGTTCCTGCATACCTAAAGATACTTATGACGAGATTAAGCTCCAAACTGTTCAAAACACTGGGATTCGAGAAGAACTAAGTTTCACACGCAGAGTGGATGAATCTTTAAATGCTAGTTCCTTTTCACCTGAGAACATTTTGGAATACTTGAAAACTCTATCCGAGTTTCCAACTGGTGGCTTTGATCGATTGGAGCTTTTAATTGCTAAGGCTCAGTTGCTTGCTTTCTATCGTTTGAAGGGTTACTCTTGCTTGCCTGAGTTGCAATATTGTGGAGTTGTGGATAATGACACTGATGCCTTCTTAATTAAGGACTTAATTAAGGGCTCTGATAAAAGTTTGAGTGAAGTTAATAAGCATGCAACTCATGCGAGTAAAAAAGGTCAAACTGGTGCTGGAAATTTGAAGACAGCAAATGGCTCCTGTCTCAAACGCAAACATAATTTGAAAGATGATTTATAtccagaaaagaagaaaataattttgtcaGAAGCAGCAGGTGGGACTCCAGATTCTTCACTTGGTAATTATCAGCCAG GGAtgaaagataggagaaaaacaATTTCCCTTGCCAAAGTTTCAAATACCATAAATCAATCATTTAAGATTGGTGAACGTATTCTAAGGGTTGCTAATCAACTTACTGGACCACCCTCCTCTATGTTGAAGTGTTCTGGAGACAGGACTCAAATGGAAGATGGAAGTGCTGATGGTTTTCCAGGGAATGGATCTGATGTCTTCTCCCCTAATCCTGAGAAGACTCAGAAGTCAAGCTTCACTGTTCCAACGGAATATTCATCTCTAGATGATTTGCTACATTTACTTCAGTGGGTAGCACATGAACCCCTGGGAGATTATAGTTCCCTGAATGTTATAGTGAGCTTCTTCTCTGATTTCAGGAATTCAATAATCGTGGCCAATGATTctggaaaagaaaattttcctACAAAGAAAGTTGGTGCTAAAAGGAATAAACGACCTGTGGGTGGATCACCTGaaacatttgaatttgatgatCTGAGTCATACACATTGGACTGACATGGGCATCCAGAGTGGTTCTGAAAAACAGCAGTCACAGAGAAGCAGCAGAAGAGACTATCAACATGCCCCTGCTGAGCCAGAAAAACCTTTTATAGTTTATACTCGTAGGTCCTATTCCAGGAAACAATGTTCTGACAGCAATCATGTTGCAGTTCCTGAAAAGCATTCTGGTTGTGCAGATGAGAATTCCCCAGTTGAGCTTGTTTTAAACTTTGCTGAGCTGGATTCTGTTCCCTCAGAAATGCGCCTAAATAAGATTTTTAGGCGATTTGGACCTCTAAATGAATCTGAAACAGAAGTTGATAGAGGGAGCAGCCGGGCTAGAGTGGTTTTTAAGAAGTGTGTTGATGCAGAGGTTGCTTTCAGTAGTGCTAAAAAGTTCAACATATTTGGATCAGTTCTTGTAAATTACAAGCTTAACCATACTCCAAGTACATTATCCAAAGCTTCATCTCTTGCCACAACTCAAGACCAGGAGAACGGAAATGCATCTTGA
- the LOC121174314 gene encoding serine/threonine-protein phosphatase 7 long form homolog, with product MASSSSSSSHVNIKSGPIDADVLWMQPKHVSEHVWNGEEDRKLHIRRAVPTYQGEEQIPEQIFPFLLQSGFAWIIKMGYLKINASLISALIERWRPETHTFHMRCGECTITLQDVSVLLGISVDGLPLIGPTNLDWADLCEELLGVRPQEDEIRGSVVKLSWLAHHFAQINNDDDEEQVRRFARAWILRFIGGVLFVDKSSNKVSLRYLQFLRDFEECGRYAWGAAVLGFLYREMCNATDYKTKSIGGMCILLQMWAWERCPTLAPKRTPSQVENTPLGHRWLRRGNQHIGNDDVRVFRRKLDIMKRHEFVWEPYPSTVISLLPPVCLVGSLAWYAVVPLICFQVIEWHQPDRVLRQFGMQQPIPESPSQPLNIHGITLKGKHDENWGQLFAPMIDQWNNRHAFRVDAYPRQEGLLSFNSDYMVWYRRKTKMFVDPANAKTATLGEVAEALQYMVSPQGRNTCTFDDLVPYVEKITILSEEQERVTEPVSHGPASERQFPAQQFHMLQSSIETQGIDRRRDIVEAEEYSQQMAERGHGMYYTPQTFAEYPTQMYQYPFQGHHTDTSASQQSFGGVAETQAHFSWPTMTPSQQYHGPIPTPNAPLGTQWNVPGPIPNTGDLFGVDLRHAFSAEADEEEAGRHRGRRNPDRQARRWDRPCGTSSRHHGHQNE from the exons atggcatcttcatcatcatcttcatcacatGTTAACATTAAGTCTGGTCCCATCGATGCTGATGTATTATGGATGCAACCTaaacatgtttcagaacatgtttggaatggggaagaagataggaaattacatatcagacgagctgtccccacgtatcaaggggaagaacaaattcctgagcaaatttttccttttcttctacaATCTGGTTTCGCCTGGATTATCAAGATGgggtacttaaaaataaatgcctcATTAATTAGTGCTctgattgaaagatggaggccagaaacacatacctttcacatgagatgcggagaATGTACTATTACTCTCCAAGACGTCTCTGTATTGTTAGGTATAAGTGTGGATGGTTTACCATTAATCggtccaacaaatcttgattgggctgatttatgtgaggaattattgggagtcagaccacaagaagatgaaattagaggtagtgtggttaaattaagttggctggctcaccattttgcCCAAATAAATAATGACGACGACGAAGAACAAGTACGAAGGTTTGCCCGTGCATGGATATTGAGATTCATTGGAGGTGTCTTGTTCGTTGATAAAAGCAGTAACAAAGTTTCGCTAAGataccttcaatttttacgtgactttgaagaatgtggcagatatgcatggggagctgccGTACTTGGTTTTCTATACAGAGAGATGTGCAATGCCaccgattataaaactaaatcaatcggaggtatgtgcatcttactacaaatgtgggcatgggaacgatgtccaaccttggctccaaagaggactccttcCCAAGTAGAAAATACACCACTGGGGCATAG gtggctgcgacgtggaaaccaaCATATCGGCAATGATGATGTGAGAGTTTTTCGTCGCAAGTTAGATATTATGAAACGTCATGAG tttgtgtgGGAGCCGTACCCATCAACCGTAATATCACTGTTGCCTCCCGTTTGTTTAGTCGGAAGTCTCGCGTGGTAcgcggtggtgccactaatttgtttccaagttattgagtggcaccaaccggaCAGAGTATTGAGACAATTTGGGATGCAACAGCCAATTCCAGAGTCTCCTTCACAACCCTTAAACATTCATGGCATAACATTGAAAGGGAAACATGACGAAAATTGGGGGCAATTGTTCGCCCCAATGATTGATCAGTGGAATAATCGCCATGCATTTAGGGTCGACGCTTATCCCCGACAAGAAggcctattgagttttaactcggactacatggtctggtataggcgaaagacaaagatgtttgttgacccAGCAAATGCAAAGACggctacattg GGTGAAGTTGCGGAGGCATTACAATACATGGTgtctcctcaagggaggaaTACATGCACatttgatgatctcgtgccttatgtggaaaaaattacaattttatccgaagagcaagagagagtcactgagccagtgtcacatggtcccgcatcagagcgtcaatttcctgcacaacagtttcacatgcttcagtCAAGTATTGAAACTCAGGGGATAGACAGAAGAAGGGACATTGTTGAAGCGGaagaatattcccaacaaatggcggagcgtggccatggaatgtattacacgccacaaACATTTGCTGAGTATCCGACCCAGATGTATCAATATCCTTTTCAGGGTCATCACACTGATACTTCTGCAAGCCAGCAATCGTtcggtggtgttgcggaaacacaagctcatttttcatggcccacaatgaccccttcacagcaatatcatggcccaattccaacacctaatgccccGTTAGGAACACAATGGAATGTACCGGGACCAATACCTAATACGGGTGACTTATTCGGTGTTGATTTGCGGCACGCATTTTCTGCGGAGGCTGACGAAGAAGAAGCGGGGAGGCATCGgggcagaagaaatcctgatcgccaagcacgaagatgggatcgaccatgtggcacatcctcacgaCATCACGGACACCAAAATGAATGA